One segment of Dehalococcoidia bacterium DNA contains the following:
- the aroC gene encoding chorismate synthase, whose amino-acid sequence MGTFRFLTGGESHGRALSAIVEGVPAGLALSEEYIARDLRRRQGGYGRGARQQIEEDRAEILSGVRHGLTLGSPITLIVRNRDWENWRKTMSIEPADVPVEKVTRLRPGHADVAGAMKYGHDDVRSVLERASARETAARVAVGAVARRLLEEIGVSINSHTVAIGGIQAKIESDPDWQKVEASPLRCADAAAEKRMAAAIDQARENGDSLGGVTEVRASGVPIGLGSHVHWDRRLDGLLAQALMSVPSVKGVEVGEGSRVAETPGSQAHDLFLPVEEWAGRPWRRATNRAGGIEGGISNGETIVLRAALKPISTLPKAPQSLDLVTGEPVEAHYERADVCVVPAAGVIAEAMAAIVLAGAVLEKFGGDHMDETLRNYRAYIGSVGPRQGGHD is encoded by the coding sequence ATGGGAACCTTCCGTTTTCTCACCGGCGGTGAATCGCACGGCAGGGCGCTGTCCGCCATCGTCGAAGGGGTACCGGCGGGGCTGGCGCTTTCGGAGGAATACATAGCGCGCGACCTGCGGCGTCGCCAGGGCGGCTACGGTCGCGGCGCCCGCCAGCAGATCGAAGAGGACCGCGCCGAAATCCTCTCCGGCGTGCGCCACGGCCTCACCCTTGGCAGCCCCATCACGCTGATAGTCCGCAACCGCGATTGGGAGAACTGGCGCAAGACGATGTCCATCGAGCCCGCCGACGTGCCGGTCGAGAAGGTGACGCGTCTGCGTCCCGGCCACGCCGACGTCGCGGGGGCGATGAAGTACGGCCACGACGACGTCCGCTCGGTGTTGGAGCGCGCGAGCGCCCGCGAGACAGCCGCGCGCGTGGCTGTGGGCGCTGTCGCCCGCCGCCTGCTGGAAGAGATCGGGGTATCGATTAACAGCCACACGGTCGCCATCGGCGGCATTCAGGCGAAGATCGAAAGCGATCCGGACTGGCAGAAGGTCGAGGCGTCGCCGCTGCGTTGCGCTGACGCCGCCGCTGAAAAGCGCATGGCCGCCGCCATCGACCAAGCGCGCGAGAACGGCGACAGCCTAGGCGGCGTGACGGAGGTCCGCGCGAGCGGCGTCCCCATCGGGCTGGGGAGCCACGTCCACTGGGACCGCCGTCTCGATGGACTGCTCGCGCAGGCGCTGATGAGCGTCCCGTCGGTCAAGGGCGTCGAAGTGGGCGAGGGCTCCCGGGTGGCGGAGACGCCGGGCTCGCAGGCCCACGATCTATTCCTCCCCGTCGAAGAGTGGGCGGGCCGGCCCTGGCGCCGCGCGACCAACCGGGCGGGCGGCATCGAAGGCGGCATAAGCAACGGCGAGACGATAGTCCTTCGCGCGGCGCTGAAACCGATATCGACGCTGCCCAAAGCCCCGCAGTCGCTCGACCTGGTCACGGGCGAGCCGGTCGAGGCCCACTACGAGCGCGCCGACGTGTGCGTTGTGCCGGCGGCGGGCGTCATCGCCGAGGCGATGGCCGCCATCGTTCTCGCCGGCGCGGTTCTCGAGAAGTTCGGCGGCGACCACATGGACGAGACTCTGCGCAACTACCGCGCCTACATCGGGAGTGTCGGTCCTCGGCAGGGAGGCCATGACTGA
- the alaS gene encoding alanine--tRNA ligase gives MDSQQIRRKFVEFFEKRGHKPIPSSSLVPHGDPTLLFTTAGMVQFKPYFMGLAEPPARRMVTVQKCFRTSDIDSVGDATHLTFFEMLGNFSVGDYFKKESIEWAWQLVTDGDEGVGLPHEKLWVSVYLDDDESEAYWRDLGVPLERIRRYGEEDNFWFSGDVGPCGPCSEIHYDYGPTPGCPECEAGTCHPQIGCGRFTELWNLVFTMYYQNEDGSRTELPQRNIDTGAGLERWASVLQGVRTVYETDLFRPLIELIEEISGMGPDHDGRRTGMSGEESPSGVPVARSKRIIAEHARAVTFLLADGVMPGNEGRGYVLRRILRRAIAYGRRLGLTRPFLASTADAVVRHYSPQYPELEENKELVTRIVSLEEEKFQNTLVQGEAQLTAFLTGLGTGKESRLPGVHAFYLYDTYGFPLELTVELAAERGFAVDEEGFEREMEAQRERARAAGRFRATEAEMAEAYAALAQARTRFVGYETMRHETSVLGIVSGGAMVDSVAEGEEAELVLHETPFYAEAGGQVGDTGEIAGAHGRFRVEDTQRTEGGLVLQRGRVIEGRIAVNDDVVAQVDAAKRWDTMRNHTATHLLHAALRRVVGPHARQAGSLVAPDRLRFDYTHIEPLKPEEVAAIESLVNEKIREDAPVRKTWTSYEEAMKAGVIALFGEKYAAEVRVIEVPEIDNGRYSAELCGGTHVDSTGQIGSFIIVGEESIGAGMRRIEALTGRGADEYVRERIAALNRLSARLGVSGGAAELEQRVESLLGETESLGRRVRALERELGRRSAELLADQAERVDASAVVAARVPVTSPEALREMGDWLRDHLRSAVIVLGTVANGRPSFLAVVTADLTERGLHAGELISKVAQVTGGGGGGRPGMAQAGGRDAGRLDEALKLARKLAVDGLKGVKGS, from the coding sequence ATGGATAGCCAGCAGATCCGTCGCAAATTCGTAGAGTTCTTCGAGAAGCGGGGGCACAAGCCCATACCCAGTTCGTCGCTTGTCCCCCACGGCGACCCGACGCTGCTCTTCACCACCGCTGGCATGGTGCAGTTCAAGCCTTACTTCATGGGACTGGCCGAGCCTCCTGCCCGGCGCATGGTCACCGTCCAGAAGTGCTTCCGCACCAGCGACATCGACAGCGTGGGCGACGCGACCCACCTGACGTTCTTCGAGATGCTCGGCAACTTCAGTGTGGGCGACTACTTCAAGAAGGAATCGATAGAGTGGGCCTGGCAGCTCGTGACCGATGGCGACGAGGGCGTCGGGCTTCCGCACGAGAAGCTTTGGGTCAGCGTCTACCTAGACGACGACGAGTCCGAGGCGTACTGGCGAGACCTGGGTGTGCCGCTGGAGCGCATCCGGCGCTACGGCGAGGAGGACAACTTCTGGTTCTCCGGCGACGTCGGGCCCTGCGGCCCCTGCTCCGAGATCCACTACGATTACGGCCCGACGCCGGGCTGCCCCGAGTGCGAGGCGGGGACGTGCCATCCGCAGATCGGCTGCGGGCGCTTTACCGAGCTGTGGAACCTCGTGTTCACGATGTACTACCAGAACGAGGACGGCTCGCGGACCGAGTTGCCGCAGAGGAACATCGACACGGGCGCGGGGCTGGAGCGCTGGGCGAGCGTCCTTCAAGGCGTACGCACCGTGTATGAGACCGACCTCTTCCGTCCGCTTATCGAACTCATCGAGGAAATATCGGGCATGGGTCCGGACCATGACGGCCGCAGGACGGGGATGAGCGGCGAGGAGAGCCCATCGGGGGTGCCAGTCGCGCGCAGCAAGCGAATAATCGCCGAGCACGCGCGCGCGGTGACGTTCTTGCTCGCGGACGGCGTCATGCCCGGAAACGAAGGCCGCGGATACGTGTTGCGCCGCATCCTGCGCCGGGCGATTGCGTACGGGCGACGGCTCGGGCTGACGCGGCCGTTCCTCGCTTCCACCGCCGATGCCGTCGTTCGGCACTACAGCCCTCAATACCCCGAGCTGGAAGAGAACAAGGAACTTGTGACCCGAATCGTGTCGCTGGAGGAGGAGAAGTTTCAGAATACGCTCGTTCAGGGAGAGGCGCAGCTAACCGCGTTCTTGACCGGCCTCGGTACAGGTAAGGAAAGCAGGCTCCCCGGCGTTCACGCGTTCTACCTCTATGACACTTACGGCTTTCCGCTCGAGCTGACAGTGGAACTGGCGGCCGAGCGCGGCTTTGCCGTCGACGAGGAGGGGTTTGAGCGGGAGATGGAGGCGCAGCGAGAGCGCGCCCGCGCCGCCGGACGCTTCCGCGCCACGGAAGCGGAGATGGCAGAGGCCTACGCCGCCCTCGCTCAGGCGCGCACCCGCTTCGTGGGCTACGAGACGATGCGCCACGAGACCAGCGTCCTCGGCATCGTATCGGGCGGCGCAATGGTGGATAGCGTCGCGGAAGGTGAGGAGGCGGAGCTGGTGCTCCATGAGACGCCGTTCTACGCCGAGGCCGGCGGCCAGGTGGGCGACACCGGCGAGATAGCGGGCGCTCATGGCCGCTTCCGCGTCGAGGACACGCAGCGCACGGAGGGCGGGCTCGTCCTCCAACGCGGCCGCGTGATCGAGGGGCGTATCGCCGTCAACGACGACGTCGTGGCGCAGGTCGACGCCGCGAAGCGCTGGGACACTATGCGCAACCACACGGCGACGCACCTTCTGCACGCCGCCCTCCGCCGGGTGGTGGGCCCCCACGCCCGTCAGGCGGGCTCGCTCGTCGCCCCCGACAGGTTGCGCTTCGACTACACCCACATTGAGCCGCTGAAGCCGGAAGAGGTCGCCGCCATCGAGTCGCTAGTGAACGAGAAGATACGCGAGGACGCGCCCGTGCGTAAGACGTGGACCTCCTACGAAGAGGCGATGAAGGCAGGGGTGATCGCTCTCTTCGGCGAGAAGTACGCCGCCGAGGTGCGCGTCATCGAAGTGCCGGAGATCGATAACGGCCGCTACAGCGCCGAGTTGTGCGGCGGCACGCATGTCGACTCCACGGGCCAGATCGGCAGCTTCATCATCGTGGGTGAGGAGAGCATCGGCGCGGGCATGAGGCGCATCGAAGCGCTCACGGGGCGCGGCGCCGACGAGTACGTGCGCGAGCGTATCGCCGCCCTCAACCGGCTGAGCGCGCGCCTGGGCGTCAGCGGTGGGGCGGCTGAGCTGGAGCAGCGCGTCGAGTCGCTGCTGGGCGAGACGGAGTCGCTGGGGCGGCGCGTCCGCGCTCTCGAACGGGAGCTGGGACGGCGCAGCGCGGAGCTGCTCGCCGATCAGGCGGAGCGCGTCGACGCCAGCGCCGTCGTCGCCGCTAGGGTGCCGGTGACGAGCCCGGAGGCCTTGCGCGAGATGGGCGACTGGTTGCGCGACCATCTGCGGAGCGCCGTCATCGTCCTGGGAACAGTCGCGAACGGTAGGCCCAGCTTCCTTGCCGTCGTCACCGCCGACCTGACGGAGCGGGGGCTGCATGCGGGCGAGCTCATCAGCAAAGTGGCGCAGGTCACCGGCGGGGGCGGCGGCGGCCGGCCGGGGATGGCGCAGGCCGGCGGCAGGGACGCCGGACGGTTGGACGAAGCGCTGAAGCTCGCCCGAAAGCTGGCCGTCGACGGTCTGAAAGGCGTCAAGGGCTCTTAG
- the ruvX gene encoding Holliday junction resolvase RuvX yields the protein MRVLGLDVGDKRIGIAISDPNNRFAVPLTALERRSPEDDVAEIARLAASEDAGEAVVGLPVSLDGVEREQARRAREFAARLESVGLRVRLWDERLSTAQAERLLRRDRPQHRREKGAPDALAAAIILQGYLDSGREAASSE from the coding sequence ATGCGCGTGCTCGGCCTCGACGTGGGAGATAAGCGCATCGGTATAGCGATAAGCGACCCCAACAACAGATTCGCCGTCCCGCTGACGGCGCTGGAGAGGCGCTCCCCCGAGGACGACGTCGCTGAGATAGCGCGGCTCGCCGCATCGGAGGACGCGGGCGAAGCGGTGGTGGGACTGCCGGTCTCGCTCGATGGCGTGGAGAGGGAGCAGGCTCGGCGGGCGCGCGAGTTCGCCGCACGTCTCGAGAGCGTGGGACTGCGCGTCCGGCTCTGGGACGAGAGGCTGTCGACGGCGCAGGCGGAGCGGCTTCTCAGACGCGACCGGCCGCAGCACAGACGCGAGAAAGGGGCGCCGGATGCCCTCGCGGCCGCCATCATCCTCCAGGGCTATCTCGATAGCGGCCGGGAAGCCGCCTCATCGGAGTGA
- a CDS encoding hemolysin family protein: MEADLWVGLVLLIAALALLVLVTAAEAGVVSISRSRVRSAAGKGRADALEAYLNDRRAVLESLAVARDVALVASIAIGVFLVLRETGHTWAALAVTAFGALLVLALLQALPRLLVTASPERWSLRLAPLARALKVAFAVPAWLLRLPGRALMRLLRREPEAAEEVSESEEIVRMMEIEEGNGPIEEPERRMIRAIINLEETSVHEIMVPRIDIAAVPTDATLEDATQIIMEKGFSRVPLYEETIDNVVGVLYAKDIMKFLASGGTDRSAPNLRDLARPPFFVPESKKVDELLADMRANRVHMGIVVDEYGGTAGLVTIEDLLEEIVGEIEDEYDREEPTVEKIDENELVVDARVGIDDLNELLGLEIEGEDFDTVGGFVYHHLGKIPIVGEEVQADGVRLKVLSVAGRRIKKVQVRKEEPPPSNDNNPKHS; the protein is encoded by the coding sequence TTGGAAGCTGACTTATGGGTCGGCCTCGTGCTGCTTATCGCCGCGCTGGCGCTGCTCGTGCTGGTGACGGCGGCGGAGGCCGGCGTCGTGTCGATTAGCCGCTCGCGTGTCCGCTCGGCGGCCGGCAAAGGCAGGGCCGACGCCCTCGAAGCCTACCTGAACGACAGGCGCGCCGTCCTCGAATCGCTGGCCGTCGCCCGCGACGTCGCGCTGGTCGCCAGCATCGCCATCGGCGTCTTCCTGGTCCTCCGCGAGACAGGCCACACCTGGGCCGCCCTCGCCGTGACCGCTTTCGGCGCGCTGCTCGTCTTGGCGCTGTTGCAGGCTCTCCCCCGCCTGCTCGTGACCGCAAGCCCCGAGCGCTGGAGCCTCCGGCTGGCGCCGCTGGCGCGTGCGCTGAAGGTCGCCTTCGCCGTCCCCGCCTGGCTGTTGCGGCTGCCGGGGAGAGCGCTGATGCGACTCCTCAGACGGGAGCCGGAGGCGGCCGAGGAGGTCTCCGAGAGCGAGGAGATCGTGCGCATGATGGAGATCGAGGAGGGCAACGGCCCCATCGAGGAGCCTGAGCGCCGCATGATCCGCGCCATCATTAACCTGGAAGAAACGAGCGTCCATGAGATCATGGTGCCCCGTATAGACATCGCGGCCGTGCCCACCGACGCGACCCTTGAGGACGCGACCCAGATCATCATGGAGAAAGGGTTCAGCCGCGTTCCCCTCTACGAGGAGACCATCGATAACGTCGTCGGCGTGCTCTACGCCAAGGACATTATGAAGTTCCTCGCTTCCGGCGGCACGGACCGCTCCGCCCCCAACCTGCGCGACCTGGCGCGGCCGCCCTTCTTCGTGCCCGAGTCGAAGAAGGTCGACGAGCTTCTCGCCGATATGCGCGCGAACCGCGTCCACATGGGCATCGTCGTCGACGAGTACGGCGGGACGGCGGGCCTCGTCACCATCGAGGACCTGCTGGAAGAGATCGTGGGCGAGATCGAGGACGAGTACGACCGCGAGGAGCCGACGGTCGAGAAAATCGACGAGAACGAGCTGGTGGTCGATGCCCGCGTGGGCATCGACGACCTGAACGAGCTGCTGGGGCTGGAAATTGAGGGCGAGGACTTCGACACGGTGGGCGGCTTCGTCTACCACCACCTGGGGAAGATACCGATCGTCGGCGAAGAGGTGCAGGCCGACGGCGTGCGGCTGAAAGTGTTGTCGGTGGCGGGCCGCCGCATCAAGAAGGTACAGGTGCGGAAAGAGGAGCCGCCGCCCTCAAACGACAACAACCCGAAGCACAGTTAG
- the glmU gene encoding bifunctional UDP-N-acetylglucosamine diphosphorylase/glucosamine-1-phosphate N-acetyltransferase GlmU, with the protein MRNSNWVTVILAAGLGKRMKSKVPKALHSIAGKPMVRYVLEAARTAAGDDAHCVVVVGHGADQVKAALGDGIDYAHQAEQLGTGHALAQAQPLASAAENVLVLNGDIPLITPSTISNLMRRHVEEQADLTFLTARPLDPSGLGRVVRDDEGHVTRIVEEAESQSLAASDVEVNAGVYCFRSEWLWPRLGRLPKSAVGEYYLTDLVGMAIAERSKVATVQTDEPQEAMGINDRSQLARAEAVVRERIRQRHMLAGVTIVDPATAYIDDGVAIETDVIIYPNTILAGDTRIGPDCTVGPNSRLVDAALGARCRVTESVVEGATLEDDVDIGPFSHLRPGSYICRGAHIGNFVEVKNSRIGANTKIGHFSYIGDAEVGAGVNIGAGTITCNYDGRVKSRTVIGDGAFIGSDTMLVAPVKVGANARTGAGSVVNRNVPAGELVVGAPARISRKVRSK; encoded by the coding sequence ATGCGTAACAGCAACTGGGTGACCGTCATCCTCGCCGCCGGCCTCGGCAAGCGGATGAAATCGAAGGTGCCGAAGGCGCTGCACTCGATAGCCGGCAAGCCGATGGTGCGGTACGTGCTCGAGGCCGCCCGCACTGCCGCCGGCGACGATGCGCATTGCGTCGTGGTCGTCGGGCACGGCGCCGACCAGGTGAAAGCGGCGCTCGGCGACGGGATCGACTACGCACACCAGGCGGAGCAATTGGGCACCGGCCACGCCCTCGCGCAGGCGCAACCCCTCGCATCGGCGGCCGAAAACGTGCTCGTGCTGAACGGCGATATCCCGCTCATTACGCCGTCCACCATCTCTAACCTGATGCGACGCCACGTGGAAGAGCAGGCCGACCTGACATTCCTCACCGCTCGGCCGTTAGACCCTAGCGGCCTGGGACGCGTGGTCCGCGACGACGAGGGACACGTCACCCGCATCGTCGAGGAAGCGGAGTCGCAAAGCCTTGCCGCCAGCGACGTCGAGGTGAACGCCGGTGTCTACTGTTTTCGCAGCGAATGGCTCTGGCCGCGCCTCGGCCGCCTGCCGAAAAGCGCCGTCGGCGAGTATTATCTGACGGACCTCGTGGGCATGGCCATCGCTGAGAGGTCGAAGGTGGCAACGGTGCAAACGGACGAACCGCAAGAGGCGATGGGGATAAATGACCGCTCGCAGCTCGCCCGCGCCGAAGCCGTCGTGCGCGAGCGCATCCGGCAGCGTCACATGCTGGCGGGCGTGACGATCGTCGACCCCGCGACCGCATACATCGATGACGGGGTCGCGATAGAAACGGACGTCATCATCTATCCCAACACGATTCTCGCCGGCGACACGCGCATCGGGCCCGACTGCACGGTCGGCCCTAACAGCCGCCTGGTTGACGCCGCCCTCGGTGCGCGCTGCCGCGTCACCGAATCGGTGGTCGAAGGCGCCACGCTTGAGGACGATGTCGATATCGGGCCGTTCAGCCACCTCCGCCCGGGCTCGTATATCTGCCGGGGAGCGCACATCGGCAACTTCGTGGAAGTGAAGAACTCGCGCATCGGCGCCAATACCAAGATCGGCCACTTCAGCTACATCGGCGACGCCGAGGTGGGCGCAGGTGTGAATATCGGCGCGGGCACGATCACCTGCAACTACGACGGACGCGTGAAGAGCCGCACCGTCATCGGCGACGGCGCCTTCATCGGCAGCGACACGATGCTCGTCGCGCCCGTGAAGGTGGGCGCGAACGCCCGCACGGGCGCGGGCTCGGTCGTCAACCGGAACGTGCCCGCCGGCGAACTCGTGGTGGGCGCGCCCGCGAGGATAAGCAGGAAGGTCAGGAGCAAGTAG
- the mltG gene encoding endolytic transglycosylase MltG, with amino-acid sequence MSRFLPATVAFLAIAATGALAFAVAVAPNTVPGAPAGEFLGPRAQMSEPVVVVIEEGDGAREMAEALEKEGVISSARLFRVLVAFMDIEDELQAGEYEFDTNMPVLVVIDRIHQGVTAPNVVTVPEGLRLEEVAALLEEKGVVSAADFLAAADDAYAFAFLSGRPEGATLEGYLFPATYGFSRNPTAEKVIGQMLEAFQKQVVPEIVAEIAASELDLHEVITLASIVEREARKPEERPLIASVYLNRLKVGLALQADPTVQYALASDKENVQRYGFWKKELSFADLEVESPYNTYKYVGLPPGPIASPGLDSIRAVVRPARTNYLFFVARDDGSHVFAETLDEHLRNVEEYVR; translated from the coding sequence ATGTCGCGATTCCTGCCCGCCACGGTCGCCTTTCTCGCCATCGCCGCCACGGGCGCGCTGGCCTTCGCCGTGGCCGTTGCTCCCAACACCGTCCCCGGAGCGCCGGCCGGCGAGTTCCTGGGGCCGAGGGCGCAGATGTCGGAACCGGTGGTCGTCGTCATCGAGGAGGGCGATGGCGCCAGGGAGATGGCGGAAGCGCTCGAGAAGGAGGGAGTGATCAGCAGCGCGCGTCTTTTCCGCGTGCTCGTCGCTTTTATGGACATTGAGGACGAGTTGCAGGCCGGCGAGTACGAGTTCGACACGAACATGCCGGTGCTGGTGGTGATCGACCGCATCCACCAGGGGGTGACGGCGCCCAACGTGGTGACGGTGCCGGAGGGATTGCGCCTGGAAGAAGTGGCGGCCCTTCTTGAAGAGAAGGGCGTGGTATCCGCCGCCGATTTCCTCGCCGCAGCGGATGACGCCTACGCCTTCGCCTTCCTCTCCGGACGGCCGGAAGGCGCGACGCTGGAAGGCTATCTCTTTCCCGCCACTTACGGCTTCTCCCGAAACCCGACTGCCGAAAAGGTGATCGGACAGATGCTGGAGGCGTTCCAGAAGCAGGTGGTCCCGGAGATCGTGGCGGAGATCGCGGCGAGCGAACTCGACCTGCACGAAGTGATAACGCTGGCGTCGATTGTCGAGCGCGAAGCGAGGAAGCCGGAAGAGCGGCCGCTCATCGCGAGCGTCTACCTCAACCGTCTGAAGGTGGGACTGGCGCTCCAGGCCGACCCCACCGTCCAGTACGCTCTCGCATCCGACAAGGAGAACGTCCAGCGCTACGGCTTCTGGAAGAAGGAGCTGTCGTTTGCCGACCTCGAGGTCGAGTCGCCCTACAATACCTACAAGTACGTCGGCCTGCCGCCGGGGCCGATTGCCAGCCCGGGGCTGGACTCGATCCGGGCCGTCGTGCGGCCGGCGCGCACGAACTACCTCTTCTTCGTCGCGCGGGACGACGGCAGTCACGTGTTCGCGGAGACGCTCGACGAGCATCTTCGCAACGTCGAAGAGTACGTGCGGTAA
- a CDS encoding shikimate dehydrogenase: MKSVGLIGLSLAHSLSPQIHAVAFARHGLDAAYELWDTAPDALEARVRSLRADGCLGANVTVPYKEAVVPFVDSLGETARKTEAINTIVNRGGRLEGHNTDVEGFRRALEETGFEPRGRRAVLLGAGGAARAVGVALAEAGAGEIVLTDVIPGRAQALASRLSALVAATAVEPAGDALSKAVRSCDLLINCTPLGMRHSPVERDVPVDVSLIPPGSLVFDLVYNPAATPLMEAAAARGARAAGGLAMLVYQAAASFKLWTGLEAPEREMLDEGRRALAVSEKGHL; encoded by the coding sequence GTGAAGTCGGTGGGACTCATCGGTCTTTCTCTCGCACACTCGCTGTCGCCGCAGATCCACGCGGTGGCATTCGCGCGGCACGGTCTCGATGCCGCTTACGAGCTGTGGGACACGGCGCCCGATGCCCTCGAAGCGCGGGTGCGTTCGCTGCGGGCAGACGGCTGTCTGGGCGCGAACGTGACGGTACCCTACAAAGAGGCAGTGGTCCCGTTTGTCGACTCGCTGGGGGAGACGGCGCGGAAAACGGAGGCGATAAACACGATCGTTAATCGCGGCGGCCGGCTTGAAGGTCATAATACGGATGTCGAAGGCTTCCGGCGGGCGCTGGAGGAGACAGGGTTCGAGCCCCGAGGTCGGCGCGCGGTGCTGCTGGGCGCTGGCGGAGCGGCGAGAGCCGTCGGCGTCGCGCTGGCGGAGGCGGGAGCGGGTGAGATCGTGCTGACGGACGTGATCCCGGGCCGGGCGCAGGCGCTTGCTTCGCGGCTCTCAGCGTTGGTTGCGGCGACCGCCGTCGAACCAGCCGGTGACGCCCTGTCGAAAGCGGTGCGCTCGTGCGACTTGCTGATCAACTGCACGCCGCTCGGCATGCGCCACAGCCCCGTCGAGCGCGACGTGCCGGTCGATGTGTCGCTCATTCCGCCGGGCTCGCTGGTGTTCGACCTGGTGTACAATCCAGCCGCCACCCCTTTGATGGAAGCGGCGGCGGCGCGAGGCGCGCGCGCGGCGGGCGGGCTGGCGATGCTGGTCTACCAGGCGGCGGCCTCCTTCAAGCTGTGGACGGGCCTCGAGGCGCCGGAGCGCGAGATGCTTGACGAGGGCCGCCGCGCACTTGCAGTATCTGAGAAGGGCCATTTATGA
- a CDS encoding alpha/beta hydrolase codes for MGLLAGRLKALALAVIIGVFALLGTALASTAPQPANADAEFVPIVFVHGFVGSGAQYQSQAMRFASNGYPADHISAFDYNSLDSSPEVMRPLLDAYIDSVRTKFDADCVHIAAHSLGTTVMLDYLNSAPERAARVCKYVNLDGRTADALPGGVPTLAIWGMGDPTRQIVGATNVYLPNQTHTEAVTSPESFAAQYEFLTGHSPTTLDILPEANVELAGRAVNFPLNSGWDGATLEIWEVDGTTGARIGGSPQATYVLGADGAFGPFAADGSKYYEMVLRREYAMDHHFYFQRFIRSNYLIRLLSLPPDSPISAQEEPGPNHATIAILRYKEWWGDDPGGENDILEINGTNVINAATCPISHRPIVIHAFDNNSDGVTDLSAPDEFFFALPFQTGVDIVMPATTPPNGTICLANAPRGDEGHMQVVNVPNWESSHDRISVEFTDYVREGDPPCAPPPTPTATPTPKPTATPGPTPTPHATPSGVGGTVRLPPAGLVADFATSSQGSGPTAGTWAALAVGLSAAFAVIGIGALHFGRR; via the coding sequence ATGGGACTCTTGGCAGGCAGGCTGAAAGCGCTCGCGCTGGCCGTCATAATCGGCGTCTTTGCGTTGTTGGGGACCGCGTTGGCCTCCACGGCGCCGCAACCCGCGAACGCGGACGCGGAGTTCGTTCCCATCGTCTTCGTCCACGGCTTTGTGGGCTCGGGGGCGCAGTACCAGTCACAGGCGATGCGCTTCGCCAGCAACGGCTACCCCGCCGATCACATCAGCGCCTTCGACTACAATTCACTGGACTCGTCTCCGGAGGTCATGAGGCCGCTTCTGGACGCCTATATCGATAGTGTGCGCACGAAATTCGACGCCGACTGCGTGCACATCGCGGCGCACTCGCTGGGCACGACGGTGATGCTGGACTACTTGAACAGCGCGCCCGAACGGGCGGCGCGGGTGTGCAAATACGTGAACCTGGATGGCCGGACCGCCGACGCGCTGCCGGGAGGCGTGCCCACGCTGGCGATCTGGGGAATGGGAGACCCTACGCGTCAAATAGTGGGAGCGACTAACGTCTACCTGCCCAACCAGACGCATACGGAGGCCGTGACCTCACCCGAATCGTTCGCAGCGCAATATGAGTTTCTCACCGGCCACTCGCCCACGACGTTGGATATACTGCCTGAGGCAAACGTTGAGCTGGCCGGGCGGGCGGTAAACTTCCCTCTCAACAGCGGATGGGATGGGGCCACCCTGGAAATCTGGGAGGTAGACGGCACGACCGGCGCGCGCATCGGCGGCAGCCCGCAGGCCACGTACGTGCTGGGGGCCGATGGAGCGTTCGGCCCGTTCGCGGCCGATGGCTCGAAGTACTACGAGATGGTCCTGAGGCGCGAGTACGCCATGGACCACCATTTCTATTTCCAGCGGTTCATCCGCAGCAACTACCTCATCCGCCTGCTCTCGCTGCCGCCTGATTCGCCCATCTCGGCGCAGGAGGAGCCCGGCCCGAATCATGCGACGATTGCCATTCTCAGGTACAAGGAATGGTGGGGCGACGATCCGGGCGGAGAAAACGACATCCTCGAAATCAACGGGACAAACGTCATCAACGCGGCGACATGCCCGATCTCGCACCGTCCCATCGTGATCCACGCCTTCGACAATAATTCCGACGGCGTGACCGACCTCAGCGCGCCGGACGAGTTCTTCTTTGCGCTGCCGTTCCAGACCGGCGTGGATATCGTCATGCCCGCGACTACGCCGCCCAACGGGACGATCTGTCTGGCGAATGCGCCGCGGGGCGACGAGGGCCACATGCAGGTGGTGAACGTGCCCAACTGGGAGTCCTCGCACGACCGGATATCAGTCGAATTCACCGACTACGTGCGCGAGGGCGATCCTCCCTGCGCTCCGCCGCCGACGCCCACCGCTACGCCGACACCGAAACCCACGGCAACGCCCGGCCCGACGCCTACGCCCCACGCGACGCCATCAGGTGTTGGCGGAACGGTCAGGCTCCCACCGGCCGGCCTCGTTGCGGACTTTGCCACGTCGAGCCAAGGTTCTGGCCCGACAGCGGGGACATGGGCGGCGCTGGCTGTGGGGTTGAGTGCCGCGTTCGCGGTGATTGGGATCGGCGCGTTGCACTTCGGGCGGCGGTGA